AGCTATCTGCAACATTCTGCCTGTACTCTGGGCTTAGTAGATGGAACATGGGTGACTTCTCAGGCTCTTCGTAAGCTAGAAGGGCCAAAAAATCCTGCATAATAAAACAAGGATTTCCATAGTTCTCCATCCATAACATAGTTAAGACACACCAGTCATCACTACATCCCCATATCTGCCATGCTAAAAAATGTTATATGTATTTGATTGGTTGAATGGTGCTTCTCTACTTCAACAATATTCAGCCCATGTTCTGTTGATTAAATCTAGCGCCCAATAATGGCGATGATATTAATGGGCCACTACTTCATAGTCAGAGCCATGATTAATACTGATTCAGGGCAAATATCGTTCAATTGGATCTGATGTATTTGTTAAACATAATAAAAACAGATGATAGTCTAGCAAACTCAATTAAAGCAATCGATATCATTCAGAATACAGAAGACTACAAAACTGGCCAGATTTGAGGTGGCATGGTACCAGTACTGTTTGTTTTGGTATATCCTTCCGTACCAGCGCATTCATATCTCATGCATCCGTTAATCCAAATTACTCTACTGTATATACTGAAAACGACATTTGTCGTTTAAGAAAAATGTACCTCTAATTTCTCAACATACTTGGGAATTTTTCCAAATGGTGTCAACATTTTCTTACCAAACTCAACTGCTTCTGTGCTGTCAGTCAAAAAAATCCAGAATCAAACCATGTAACCCAACTTCCACCGTCCAAAAATAAACTTTGTTAGTTACCATTTTCTGGAACGAACTAGCTCAACGAAGTGCAGACTTAAAATATCAAAATGCAAATCCTTATCATTCTCTAGCAAGTTGGGCACCAATTCATCTGTAAGTTTTATGGCCTTCACAGCATCCCCTTCCAACACCGAATTTAAAATTGCTGAATAAAAAACAGAATACAGCGTTAGGATTGGGGCGCAAATAACCATGCATGGAGACAAATGGGAATTAAAATGGTTGTTCTTTGAAACTGGCATACTATATATTGTCACGAACTCGTGATACATAAGTTCAGATACATTAAAGATATATTTGAACCACAAAGTTTTCATAGGTTAAGACTGAGAGTGCACAATATAACTTCATTTGTAATGGCATGCAACAAAAATCACATCCAACCACTAGTCACGTAGACTCCGTAGTATAAATGGCAGTGAACAACAATGGCATCTGTATTGGCTACATGTCAATATCCCATTGGTTAAATGAAGAGCAGTTCCATACTTGCATTGACCAGTTGATCTAGCAAGAGCATTTCACTTAACTGAGTTAGTATTTTTAGTACATATCTTTTCTTATATATGAAAAAAGGCTAGAGTTATGGAAGTTATGCAGACAGCGGGTAGTAGTGAGGAGTAGTTGTGAGTGTGTATGTGTGTGTAGGCGGGCGGTGAAACCGCGTGTATCAACTATAACATCTTTGCTAAACCTTAATGGAAAAACAGGCAACAGTTGTAGCCGGTTCTTGAAAAAAAAGGCATCTTTCATGATCTTTAATTAATACAAAAATTGGAATGAAAAGGTTACGAAAGTGGAAAAGTAGTGGCAAAGTGGATCATTTGTAAACCATAAGTCCAGAACGGACAGGAAATTTACAGAAATAAAGAGAAGTTATTACGTGTGCAATTTATTTAATAAGTAAAAGAAATACACATCCCTGGACAATGCTAATGCAAGATTAAGTATTGAGTATTGACCCACAAATAAATACCTTTACGCTTATCCACATCTACAGTATAATCAATAGGTAACTTTAACCCAGTGCTGGATAGGAAGGTCTCTGCTGTCTCCTTATAACAGTTGTGCATAAGATAAGACAGCACTATGTCGCGAACATCGTTATCACTGACAGACTGCAGTTGGAAGAAATTCCATTGTCAATAGTATTACTATTACTAAATATAAGATGACGGCATAACTATTAACATCAAaattttagaaagaaaaaaaaatcgaatGCTGGAAGACAAATACTACTGCAAACTCACTTCAACGAAAATAGCTGCATTTATTATCCATGCAAACAGCGAGATACTAACAGTGCTCTCTTAACTAGTAGTTTCTGAATTCCTatttatcatgcatatgatattaaTGAAGTACATACCCCCTAGAAGTTAAAAGATATAAGCAAGTCCAAGAAGAAAATGATCTTCAAAATAACTGTTGATACCGCTGGCATGTTTTATCATCTGTGAAATTACAGATGGCAACCATACATGTTGGAAACAGGGTAAGGACTCAGGACAGATTCTTTCACAGAACCATTACCAGTTGAGATACAGGCCCACGGTTTTAGGGAGGATGCAGGCTAGTGGCAAAGGAGGGAAGTGGTAATGAGATGATGTGATTCGACCAAGTAATCGTTGCATTGCAGTAGATTGGTGGTAGACCGGCGGCAAACACAGGACAGAAATGGTTGGGTTGCACTGCCGCACCAACATCAACAAAGGTTTAGGGTCTGTTTGGATTGCAGCCAGCAACTGCCAAACCAATATTTTGGCGTTGACTCGGGATGCGGGCATTAGTTTGGTTGGAAGCCAAGATTACATCTCCCTTCCAATTATTTGGTCATGCATTCACTTTTTCTCCCGTGGCTTGGCAAGACCACGGCGGCGAAATCGTCCGCCAAATAATTGGCATGCCCACGATTTGGCAGGGCGCGCATGGTCATAATCCAAACAGACCCTTAATTTCTGGCCAATAATAGGATCCACGTATAATAAATTGATGGCACGTAGATTCATGGATTCTAGGAAAAGATCAAGTATACATTTTCTACTGACCGGATAGTGTGCGCAGTAGTACTTACGTTTTGATCATACGGGAACTACTACTTGCAGAGTTACAGTACTTCAATGTCTACTTCAAAAAACACAAGTGGTTCAAATGTTTCCACTCTGCAGTTCTGTACTCAACTTGTTGAATGCCAAAACTGGATTTCATGACGCATTACCCGAAAAAAATGAGTCACTGAACACTAAGAAAACTTCCGAGCATGCCACTTATCACCATGATGCAGAGTGCCTCATTAATGAGTGATGTTTCACGTACGACAAATTTGTCCGATCTTTGTATGATGCAAAACAGGGTCCGTTGATTGCAAACCTACGGAGCATCCTCACGGCCCGTCGTTGGTTCGTACCAAGATCGGATGGGCTTTTGTCGTACGCCAAGTAATTTCTCTCATCAATTCCGTTAGATTGCAGGATACCTTATCTACACAGTTCCAATATCTTTTCACTGGAAAGCCACGCAGTTGACAAAGTCCCACCTAGACTTTTAGCATTACAAGCCACCTTAATCTGGAAGTACCAATCTCTTGTTTTTTTCCTAGTACAACAACCTCATCTAGATAGTTCCAATCTTCTTTCCTCTCTAAAAGACCTAGCACGAGCAGATCATCCAGTCCGCGCACTCCAATAATCACAGAAACCCACACAAAAATATCTAATAGCCCAACACGAAGCAATGAGTAGTTGAGTACTCCGCGAATTCGCGCACGAACGGGGGGAAATTCACAGGAGCCATTAATGGAAGCACCAATCCCATCCATCTACTTCGTCCCCCACCTCCTCCTAGACGGATTCGCTAACCAAACCAACACCAGCAACAAAGCTACACAAGTGGCGGGGGGTATGAGCGTACGTACTACGTTCTCGTAGAGGCGGGGATCCAGGTCCATCATGGCGGAGGAGAGGAGGTCGGCGCCGGAtgcgaggaggagggcggctgACGCTGCCTGCCGCTGGGGGAGCCGGAGATTCCCCAAGAGaggatttttattttatttttctttgtttccCCCTCCTTTTGTCTGGATTCTTTTCCAGGTTTACGGCCCGCGCTGACGGCACATGATAGGACTGCTGACAGTTTTTACTTCTTGGAAAACAAGATCGACTTTTTTTTTGGATTCCAAAATTTGACACGTGGCGGcgaaccttttttttttgtcaagAAACAAAATTTGTCGAGCCCTTGAGATGTGAAATCGGACGGATCTGATTATGTCCTTCGCACCGACCAGAGTTCTtatgtcgtcgtggcgaacgagcagatgccatgggatggcttaagttggggccgaatgggcgcaagaggattcgggggagggtttgcgactaggtatgacgaacttccggatgctttcctcaagaacacaaccaaatgccggtatgcaagaagaaagacaagaggaagaactctgctctagatcgctagcttcattgatctcaacatggttacaggttTTCGAGTGTACATAAGCGTCTCTGGATTGATCCTCTAACCTCTCGTCCGTGCCCGTAATAGgctatgccccctctccttatataggggagagggtggcttacagagcaagaaaccctaatggcatctttgactggacaaactactttacaaagctactttaatcatggatgacgccgggtcttctttaatcagggacgctgacgtcctccggcttctttcagcgtcacccctctctttggcgccagggctccgattaaagtcactttgcttagctcatccttgtcttctagctctgaagagaatctttgaccggtcttgCCGACCTGCCCtccttccggtatcttcttcatccggttccggtatacccctctggggATACCGGCCTGCCTTTACTTAGTCAAgctcttatctttgtgctccggtaaaaatactaaaccggtatctcggtggcccaaaccatccggtttggcatgcctttggcataccgggggtcatccccccaacattagtccccgaagctggtatggtCTGACGGATTttatcctacagaccatgccaggttctcatatcataagataccggtttaatcattCCGGCGTTTAACTTGGATCCGACACCTTTGCCCGGACTTACGTTTTCTCTCTTCACGTGGTATCTCCCGGCATCTTTTTGTCCGGTATCTTTAGCATTTactctttcctcggcgaagtcgagaatttctcgggccccgcgcctgtcagtgacatgcgcactgttaactgtcgcgccagtgtcaggggtcacttctcttcgacttctgcgtgtGTATTAAATGTTCCACAGCGGATCCCAATCACTGTTCCGGATCCTTGTGCACCTTCATGTGGCTTTTCGTTTTCTTGTGTGTATCactgcgccacgtggcggcccgtggtgcGAACCGTCGCGACCCGCGGAGCGAACCGCtgcggcccgacggttttcggcccaccttctctcttcctttataaggcagaaccgccccctcttcttcctcttctcgcattctccgtTCTTCGCGCACAGTGCCTCTTGCTCTCTGCGCCTCCACCGCTCTTCGTCCGTCgttcttgtaggataacgttgcatagaaaacaaaaattttcctaccgcgaacacgcaatccaagccaagatgcaatctagaagacggtagcaacgaggggtttatcgagtctcacccttgaagagattccaaagcctacaagaggaggctcttgttgctgcggtagacgttcacttgccgcttgcaaaagcgcgtagaagatcttgatcacgatcctccggcgccacgaacgggcagcacctccgtactcggtcacacgttcggttgttgatgaagatgacgtccacctcccgttccggcgggcagcggaagtagtagctcctcttgaatccgacgagcacgacggcgtggtgtcggtggtggtggagaactccggcggagcttcgctaaagcacgcgggagctatggaggagagggggcggctagggtttgggagggggtggccggcctctcaaggggcggccaggttgtggtcttggggtggccggccccctccccttggcccctcattatataggtggaagccccaagtgttggactacaagtctccgaataagacccgaacccaaaaccttccatatgatagggaaacctacccaaggtgggaatcccacttggggtgggattcccccctttcatatggggggtggccggcccccatagggggagtccacttgggactcctcccccactagggttggccggccatggaggtggagtccctccgggactccaccttccttggtggtttcttccggacttttctagaaccttctagaaccttccacgtcattttaattcacataaaatgacatcctatatatgaatcttattctccggaccattccggaactcctcgtgatgtccgggatctcatccgggactccgaacaaatattcgaactccattccatatttcaagttctaccatttcaacatccaactttaagtgtgtcaccctacggttcgtgaactatgccactacaagaaatctgccataagttgacgaaataaaggtgtcactaaaacgtcactaatggctacttgtgacgttattGTGACAactttcaaaacgtcgaaagctgggagtcagcagtgagtgcttaagacgttccacttgaaaacgtcgtagagctttgtgacgttttaaaatgtcactgatcgcatgacgttcccaaaacgtcatgggcactCGCCCCGAGTCCggcgtggcaatccgacgtggcaaaattgtgacgaattagaaacgtcgttatttgaattcagcccggtccattcagctccttatatgggctgagcccattagttcCGATTATTTTTTCggctttgttgggccttggcccgtaatcggcccaattacctcggcctttttagctttttttttttcaacGGCCTTTTTAGTCGCTTTACTTATCGGGCTCCGGGCCAATTTccattgggccgtggccttttaggacccattacagctttgggccgtggcctttttaggacccattacagttttgggccgtggcctttttaggacccattacaggtttgggccttggccttttagggTCCATTAAGATTTTGGGCCTAGGCCTTTATAGGGTCCACAGAGGTTTTGGGCCACAGCCTTTTTGGGGTCCATAAAgatattgggccttggcctttttgggTCCATAAAAGTTATGGGCTTTGGCCTTTTTACGGTCCTGCAAGTTTTTTGGGCTTCGGCCTTTTTTGGCCTTTTCAACtcccatttttcgaaaatgcaattaattatttgttgggctctagccttttaagagcccatatatttctaggctactttgggccttggccttttaagaGCCCACAATAGCCCAACAGTGCATATATTAAATTAGGAAATTCAACAGCAAAATATAAAAGACAACATTTCAAATCTGCAAATTTCACAGCAGAGTGACAGCAGCAAAATGACCAGGTTCACAGATTCACCAACATGCCAAGAAAGTTCACAGATTCACAGTAAGAAGTTCACAGATTCACAGTAAGAAGTTCACAGATTCACAGTAAGAAGTTATTGTCACGCTGCCAGGATATGACCAAGTTCCATGGCGGGACACAAAAAAGGGATACGACCAGCAGCAGGAGCTAATTCGCAGATGCTCCGAAGATGGACATCATGTGAGCAAGCCTCCTATCACTTTCCTCGGTCCGCTTGAGGAGCTCCATGTAGTCCTTGTCACGCTGAGCTTGTGCGGCTTCATTTGCCGCTTGCTTCTCCTTCTGGGCAGCGAGCTTCTTCCATGATGGCAGCAAGCCGCCGCTTCAT
This window of the Lolium rigidum isolate FL_2022 unplaced genomic scaffold, APGP_CSIRO_Lrig_0.1 contig_23317_1, whole genome shotgun sequence genome carries:
- the LOC124680631 gene encoding glucose-induced degradation protein 8 homolog isoform X1 produces the protein MMDLDPRLYENVSVSDNDVRDIVLSYLMHNCYKETAETFLSSTGLKLPIDYTVDVDKRKAILNSVLEGDAVKAIKLTDELVPNLLENDKDLHFDILSLHFVELVRSRKCTEAVEFGKKMLTPFGKIPKYVEKLEDFLALLAYEEPEKSPMFHLLSPEYRQNVADSLNRAILANANLPAYSSLERVIQQSTVVRQYLQQEVGKDSYTPFSLKAFLNK
- the LOC124680631 gene encoding glucose-induced degradation protein 8 homolog isoform X2, translated to MMDLDPRLYENVSVSDNDVRDIVLSYLMHNCYKETAETFLSSTGLKLPIDYTVDVDKRKAILNSVLEGDAVKAIKLTDELVPNLLENDKDLHFDILSLHFVELVRSRKCTEAVEFGKKMLTPFGKIPKYVEKLEDFLALLAYEEPEKSPMFHLLSPEYRQNVADSLNRAILANANLPAYSSLERVIQQSTVVRQYLQQEVGKAFLNK